Proteins encoded in a region of the Mesoflavibacter profundi genome:
- a CDS encoding OmpA family protein, translated as MKRLYILFPLLLVFIYNTSFAQEGISAKTEKKYEKLSYVETTKELLKLVEDGNRTPEVLKTLANAYYFNVKMEDASKWYGELFALKDIVVEYEYYYRYAMSLKAIGDYQNANKYMKKFAVLKPEDSRAILFSKSPNYLETIEALSGDFELENLEVNSRFSDFGTSFYKNGIVFASSRGDGKLYKWNEQPFLDLFYIEKDSTKPVKLSEEINTKFHESSTTFSKDGNVMYFTRNNYFKGKVRKSDEKVNGLKIYKAHLVDGKWTNIESLPFNNDDYNVAHPALNLDETKLYFASDMPGTFGKSDLFYVDIHEDGTYGDPVNLGDKVNTEGRENFPYISNNGTLYFSSDGHQGLGGLDIFMTKLDQANISVTNLGKPINSSRDDFEFIVDEFSNQGYLTSNRYNGKGDDDIYKFNRQFCTQFISGTTVDKTTNTIIPYASVVILNSKGVEVQNLTSDQNGVFSYEGSCKKQTYKIIASKDNFIQSEETFNVDPNIEEDVVLKLNLKPEVDQPVAVGKDLFTELKLNPIYFDFDKSNIRPDAQVELQKVIDYLQKYPSVNIDVQSHTDSRASDSYNIALSQRRNEATKNWIITKGNIDSSRISGRGYGETQLVNKCANGIECTEAQHQQNRRSMFIVTKR; from the coding sequence ATGAAAAGATTATATATATTATTTCCACTTTTATTAGTGTTTATATACAATACAAGTTTTGCTCAAGAAGGTATTTCTGCTAAAACAGAAAAGAAATACGAAAAATTATCATATGTAGAAACTACTAAAGAATTACTAAAATTAGTAGAAGACGGTAATCGTACACCAGAAGTCTTAAAAACACTTGCAAACGCATATTATTTTAACGTAAAAATGGAAGATGCGTCAAAATGGTACGGAGAATTATTTGCATTAAAAGATATTGTTGTAGAATACGAATATTATTACCGTTACGCCATGTCATTAAAAGCAATTGGCGATTACCAAAATGCAAATAAATACATGAAAAAATTTGCAGTATTAAAACCAGAAGATTCTAGAGCGATTTTATTTTCAAAATCACCAAATTATTTAGAAACAATAGAAGCATTATCTGGAGATTTCGAACTTGAAAATTTAGAGGTTAATTCTAGGTTTTCAGATTTTGGTACTTCGTTTTATAAAAACGGTATTGTATTCGCATCATCAAGAGGCGATGGTAAATTGTATAAATGGAATGAACAACCTTTTCTAGATTTATTTTATATCGAAAAAGATTCAACTAAACCTGTAAAACTTTCAGAAGAAATAAATACAAAATTCCATGAGTCTTCAACAACATTCTCAAAAGATGGGAATGTAATGTATTTTACCAGAAATAATTACTTTAAAGGAAAAGTTAGAAAAAGTGATGAAAAAGTTAATGGTCTAAAAATATATAAAGCACATTTAGTAGATGGAAAATGGACAAATATAGAAAGTTTACCATTTAATAATGATGATTATAATGTAGCTCATCCTGCATTAAACCTAGACGAAACAAAATTATATTTTGCTAGTGATATGCCTGGAACTTTCGGTAAATCGGATTTGTTTTATGTAGATATTCATGAAGATGGTACCTACGGTGATCCAGTTAACTTAGGAGATAAAGTTAATACAGAAGGAAGAGAAAACTTCCCGTACATAAGTAACAATGGTACTTTGTATTTTTCTTCAGATGGACATCAAGGATTAGGCGGATTAGATATTTTTATGACCAAATTAGATCAAGCAAATATATCTGTCACAAACTTAGGTAAGCCTATTAACAGTTCTAGAGACGATTTTGAATTTATAGTAGACGAGTTTTCTAATCAAGGTTACTTAACATCTAATAGATATAATGGTAAAGGAGACGACGATATCTATAAGTTTAATAGACAATTTTGTACCCAATTTATATCAGGAACAACAGTAGATAAAACTACCAATACAATTATTCCATACGCAAGTGTTGTTATATTAAATAGTAAAGGCGTAGAAGTTCAAAACTTAACCTCCGATCAAAATGGTGTTTTTAGTTACGAAGGAAGTTGTAAAAAACAAACCTATAAAATTATTGCATCTAAAGATAATTTTATACAATCTGAAGAAACCTTTAACGTAGATCCAAATATAGAAGAAGACGTTGTACTTAAATTAAATTTAAAACCTGAAGTAGATCAACCGGTAGCAGTAGGAAAAGATTTATTTACAGAGCTTAAATTAAATCCAATTTATTTTGATTTTGATAAATCCAACATAAGACCAGATGCACAAGTAGAATTACAAAAAGTAATAGATTATCTTCAAAAATATCCAAGTGTTAATATAGATGTACAATCACATACAGATTCTCGTGCATCAGATAGTTATAACATCGCTTTATCTCAAAGAAGAAATGAAGCGACTAAGAATTGGATCATAACAAAAGGTAATATTGATTCTAGCAGAATATCTGGAAGAGGTTATGGTGAAACACAATTAGTAAATAAATGTGCAAATGGAATTGAATGTACAGAAGCGCAACATCAACAAAACAGAAGAAGTATGTTTATTGTTACTAAACGTTAA
- a CDS encoding PorP/SprF family type IX secretion system membrane protein, protein MKIKFLTILTLFTTLVVNQVYAQQDAQYTQYMYNTMSVNPAYAGSRDGLSALLLYRTQWVGLDGAPDTGTFNIHSPIDENNKIGLGLSIINDRIGPTQETYVDADFSYTINVSDEGRLALGLKAGGHLLDVRYSELSQYNGGDVLLQSDIENKFSPNFGAGVYYRKADKWYLGLSVPNILETKHFDESSLSTATERMNFYLIGGYVFDINSDLKLKPAALIKAVQGAPLQADISANALLKEKFTFGLAYRWDAAVSAMLGYQLSESFMLGFAYDRETTDLGQTKFEQGSFEVFLRFEPRDVTKILSPRFF, encoded by the coding sequence ATGAAAATTAAATTTTTAACCATACTAACACTTTTTACTACGTTAGTAGTAAATCAAGTTTATGCTCAGCAAGATGCACAGTATACTCAGTATATGTACAATACAATGAGTGTTAATCCTGCTTATGCTGGTTCTAGAGATGGATTAAGCGCATTATTGTTATATAGAACACAATGGGTTGGTTTAGATGGAGCTCCAGATACAGGAACATTTAATATCCATTCGCCTATAGACGAAAACAATAAGATAGGCTTAGGTTTATCAATAATTAATGATAGAATTGGACCAACTCAAGAAACCTACGTAGATGCAGATTTTTCATATACAATTAATGTTTCAGACGAAGGTAGATTAGCTTTAGGTTTAAAAGCTGGAGGACACTTATTAGATGTTAGATATTCTGAGTTAAGCCAATATAACGGCGGAGATGTATTATTGCAGTCTGATATAGAGAATAAATTTTCACCAAATTTTGGAGCAGGAGTTTACTATCGAAAAGCAGATAAATGGTATTTAGGACTTTCTGTTCCAAATATTTTAGAAACAAAACATTTTGACGAGTCTTCTTTATCTACTGCGACAGAACGAATGAACTTTTATTTAATTGGAGGTTATGTTTTTGATATCAATTCTGATTTAAAACTAAAACCAGCTGCTTTAATTAAAGCAGTACAAGGAGCACCATTACAAGCAGATATTTCGGCAAATGCATTATTAAAAGAAAAATTTACTTTTGGATTGGCCTATAGATGGGATGCAGCTGTTAGTGCAATGTTAGGTTACCAATTATCCGAAAGCTTTATGCTTGGTTTTGCATACGATAGAGAAACTACAGATTTAGGACAAACTAAATTCGAACAAGGTTCTTTTGAAGTTTTTCTAAGATTTGAACCAAGAGACGTAACTAAGATATTATCACCAAGATTTTTCTAA